Genomic DNA from Deltaproteobacteria bacterium GWC2_65_14:
TGGTCCCCCATGCCATCGACAACCCTTCACCACAGGAGCAAAGGAAACCCGGGACGGTCCTGGAGGACGCCCTACCCATCCATCACCCTTTGTCGTGGACTGCAACCCCTCGTGCCATCTACAACCCTTTACCACAGGAGCAAAGGAAACCCGGGACGGTCCTGGAGGGCACTCTTTCCATCCACCACCCGAGGTCGTGGAATGTGGTCCCCCATGCCATCGACAACCCTTCACCACAGGACCGTCCCTATTTGGCGTACTCGATGGCCCGGGTCTCCCGGATCACCGTGACGCGGATCTGCCCGGGATAGGACAGTTCGGTCTCCACCTTCTTCGCGATGTCGCGCGCCAGCATCGTGGCGGCGGCGTCGGTGATTTTCTGGTTGTCCACGATGATGCGCACTTCCCGCCCCGCCTGGATGGCGTAGGACTTCTCCACCCCGGAGAAGGATTTCGCGATCTTCTCGAGGTCCTCGAGGCGCTTGAGGTAGTTCGCGAGCATCTCCCGGCGAGCGCCAGGCCTCGCCCCCGAGAGGGCGTCGGCCGCCTGCACGAGGATCGGGAGGATATCCCGGGGCGACTCGTCCTCGTGGTGGGCCCCCACCGCATGGACGACCCTCTCGGACTCGCCGTACTTCTTGCACAGGTCCGCGCCGATGATCGCGTGCGGCCCCTCCACCTCGTGGTCCACCGCCTTTCCGATGTCGTGCAACAGACCCGCGCGCTTGGCGACCTTCGGGTTCAGCCCCAGCTCGGAGGCGATCATCCCGCCCAGGAAGGCGACCTCGATCGAGTGGGAGTAGATGTTCTGCCCGTACGAGGTCCGGTACTTCAGCTTCCCGATCAGCTTCACCAGCTCGGGATGGAGCCCATGGAGACCGAGGTCGAACAGCGCCTGCTCCCCCGCCTCCCGGATGATCTCCTCCACCTCCTTGGTCACCTTCTCCACCGTCTCCTCGATCCGCGCCGGGTGGATACGCCCGTCCTGGAGCAGCCTGGTGAGGGCGATCCGGGCCACTTCCCTCCGCACGGGGTCGAACCCGGAGAGGATGACCGCCTCGGGGGTGTCGTCGATGATGATGTCGATCCCCGTGGCCCCCTCGAACGCCCGGATGTTCCTCCCCTCGCGCCCGATGATCCGCCCCTTCATTTCCTCGGAGGGGAGGGGCACCGCCGTCACC
This window encodes:
- a CDS encoding ribonuclease Y — translated: MIVHAVLAALVAVLSLGILSLLAKKKTAEGKAREAEAKAEEVLQRAKKEAENIVKEATLYAKDYQLQVKLDFERETRERKNEIGQLEKRLLQKEDALDRKTEALEDRSQGYAKKEQELGELGKRLEREKGEVDELGRAAKENLERIGGVTAEQAKSELVEMVTNEARLEAGKKIRTMDEEFKEEASQKARKMIALAVQRYAADYVTERVVTAVPLPSEEMKGRIIGREGRNIRAFEGATGIDIIIDDTPEAVILSGFDPVRREVARIALTRLLQDGRIHPARIEETVEKVTKEVEEIIREAGEQALFDLGLHGLHPELVKLIGKLKYRTSYGQNIYSHSIEVAFLGGMIASELGLNPKVAKRAGLLHDIGKAVDHEVEGPHAIIGADLCKKYGESERVVHAVGAHHEDESPRDILPILVQAADALSGARPGARREMLANYLKRLEDLEKIAKSFSGVEKSYAIQAGREVRIIVDNQKITDAAATMLARDIAKKVETELSYPGQIRVTVIRETRAIEYAK